AATTTGCTTGGTTAAGAATAATTTGGACTCAAAACTGAATGGTTCAGTTTATTTTTGATGTCAGCACTGCCTGACGAGTTACGAAAGGGTTAAAACAGACATCCAAGAAATAAGTTTACGATCTCCAGGCTTTCAGATTAAAACTTTTGTTAGAAAACTTCAAACTTCTATGAAGGACTGGAAAACCTGATTAAGATGTTGTTTTTTACTCTCAAGTTCTCTTTATACAATGCTGCCGCATCATTATTTATTACAAATTATTGTTATGTTTGTGAATTTTGTTTACATAACTTCACATCTTTGTCTCTGTTAGACCGTAGAGAAATTTATTCTGAGAAATTCCTTAAAGGGCGTAGCCCGCCGCAGGTATCGCGCCTAGAATCATGTATTATTTACTACTAAAATGGCTTTTGCCAAAGGCACGTGTCATAGCCATGTTAGTTTTTATAAATTTTGCAACTACTATAAACACGAGATTATTGAGTCTTTAAAGATACAAATTAAATTTTGATTGCTCAGTATTTTAAGTATGTATTGTATTTATATTGTATTCGTTGTATTTGTTCTAGCCCAGTATTTATGTGGGTTTTTCTAGATTTGGAATACAAGGCTGTCTACAGAAGTCCTCAATTGTTAAATTGCAAGATTTACATACCAAAGAAAAAAGACTTGATTTTGGATGAATTTCCATGATAGTCTGCGTTCAAGCACAAACTACGGTTTATTGATGTAATTACCGTAGTTTTGATTGCCCAGTGTGTTTGTCAATTTGCTTTCCTCAAAGTTAATGGAAACGAAAATCACCCATTATGGTAAAAAACTGGTTTGAATGGCACGACCTCTACAAGAACGAACCGAAATTGCAACAACGCCTGCAAATTGTGCAGGAATACATTGCCCATAGCTTGAATTTGTCCCAACCAGGGTTAATCCGTGTAGTTAGTGTTTGCGCGGGCGATGGAAGAGATTTGCTAGGAACGCTGTCAAATCATCCACGGGCAAAAGATGTTTATGCCCGACTTGTAGAGCTAAATCCCCAACTAGTTGAACGTGGACAAGAAACAATAGAATCGTTGGGTTTGACAAAACAAATTGAGTTTATCAATGGTGATGCAACTATTTCCTCAAACTATGTAGGAGCAGTTCCAGCAGACATCGTGATTGTATGTGGTGTATTTGGCAATCTCGCAGATGAAACTGAACTCAATCGCTTACTGGCAAACCTGAGTTTTCTCAGTAAAAAAGGTGCTTTTGTAATTTGGACTCGTGGACACTCTCAGGGTATTGCTCACTCTGAAACTGTTCGTAAATTTTTCCGTGAACATGGATTTGAAGAAGTGGACTTCAAACTCACCGCAACAGGAGATATGGGAGTAGGTATTCATCGTTACCTGGGTGAAAGTTTAACTGCACCCAAAGAGCAACAGTTTTTCGCCTTTACTGGTACTCCAAGTAAAGCCAAATGAAGAGTGCTGAGTGCTGAGTGCTGAGTTGAAAGACCGCCCACAATATGCGGGGCTTTTACTATAGTGCGGAAGTACTGAGTAATCTTTTTGTCACTCAGCACTCTCCTTTGCCAAGGTACTCAGGACTGAGTGTGGTAAATAATATCTCTAAAATTTTTTTGACACAAAACCTATGACCGCTA
This Nostoc sp. C052 DNA region includes the following protein-coding sequences:
- a CDS encoding class I SAM-dependent methyltransferase family protein, coding for MVKNWFEWHDLYKNEPKLQQRLQIVQEYIAHSLNLSQPGLIRVVSVCAGDGRDLLGTLSNHPRAKDVYARLVELNPQLVERGQETIESLGLTKQIEFINGDATISSNYVGAVPADIVIVCGVFGNLADETELNRLLANLSFLSKKGAFVIWTRGHSQGIAHSETVRKFFREHGFEEVDFKLTATGDMGVGIHRYLGESLTAPKEQQFFAFTGTPSKAK